The DNA region CTTTCGGAGATAATCTCTTTAGCTCTGGCTGCCTTGGCGGAGGCAGCCAGAGTGGTGAGGTCGGCCTGAGAGTCGTCCTTGATCTTCTCGTGACATACACTACAGGTCCGTTCAGACTGCTTGTTCTGAGGTATAAGGTCATGACAACCGGCGCATTCGGGCTTTTTCTGCTCTTTTGCGTGGCATCCTGTGCAGCTTCTATCGCTGTCAGGCTTATGCATGGCCTTTTCCAGGGTAACGTATCCACCCTTCTTGGTTCCCTGTTCGGTATGACATTCCGAACAAGCCTGAAGGGTTTTATGGTGACAGGAACGACAGGACTCAGTGCTGCTTTCATGATTCTTGTGATCAAAAGCAACCGGAGGCATCATTCCGGCAAGTTGTTTTTTGGATGAATCGACTTTTCTGTCGTTAACGGAAGAAGTCATAAGAACAGCATCAGGCTGGTTTCTCGGAAGTCTGGGAAGAGTTCCGCCCAGCTTTTTGAGAAGTTTCTTATCTTCAGCTTTGACTTTGGCGAGTTCTTTTTCACCGTGACAGCCGGCACATTCAACCGGTCCGTACTTATCTACTCCGGCTTTGGAAAGATCCAGATGACAAGTTACGCACTCACTGTGGAAAGCATCCATTTTGTCTGTTTTTACATCACCTTCAGGTTTGGAAGTATGGCATGCTCTGCAGCTTTCTTCCTTACCCTTATTATAGACAAGCTTTTTGCTGTACTTGTCATATTCATGGTGACAGCTTCCACAGTTGGTATCCTGACCTTTATCCTGAGCAATAATCTTAGAACTCCAGTGGCGATAATGCAGAGTGTTATCCATTCCGGCATCTGCGCGCTTTGCTGTAAGCTCAGGCTCTTTCTGGTGACAGCTGCGACATTCACCGGCAAGAGGTCCGCTTTTGCGGCCGGCCTTGTTTTCACTTTCGTGACAGCTGATACAGTTACTATGGTAAATTTCTTTAAGTTCAGCGGGAGTACCGTCTTTAAGTCTCATGAACTTATAGGACATCTTCCCGTTCACATCTTTATGACAGGTAGTACAGTCTTTGTTCTGCTCCGCCATCATCTTGGTATGCGTGCCGTGCAGAAAAACAACTGCAGGGAGCTCCGGTTTTTCCTGTTTCGCAATGGTGTTGATCATAATCAGATCAGAACGCACCTTGCTGTCCTCATCAGGGGTACCAACCTTGCTGAAGACTTCCATCTGGAATCCCAGCACCCCCAAAAGGACGATCAGGATACCGGAAAAACGCATAATCTTTCTTCCGTTTGCCATGATATCGATCCCCTTTCTACAAAGCATTGGGCGTTTACAGAGACTATCTGTGGCCCTTTGTTGCCTCGTTTCAACGTTTAAGCTTCCTCTGCCTGGCACTCCTCCAAGTATGAAACCCAGCCAAATAAAAGGAAAAAGCTAAACAAAACTCGACGTTTTAAATAACCTATTAATAAGGTTGGTATTAATACCCCCCTAGTCGATAGGTTATTATACCTGCCCGTTAGGTATGTTATTATCCACTGCTACGTCAAGAGGACTTTTTGACTTAATTCACTGCGTTCAACCCTTATAATTTCAGGGTTTCAAGGTATGTTTTATTAAGCTAAAAACAGTTCATTCTTTTCAACCAGATAAATATAATTTGTATGGGAATTTGTTATAGAAAAGGCACTGATGCAGTTAAAAAACTGATAAAATAGGCTATTATGAAATCTTCACTATTATAAGCGCTTAGGAATTTATGTCAGATTTTTTCATTTTAATTTAAGGGGTCAGATTATAATCCTAAACCTCTTAAATTTAATGCGGCAATATTCTCTTTTTTTAAAATAAATAAGCTTATTGAACAGCAAAATTAATCTATTTCAGTTTCAATTTCAGTTATCGCAGCAGCATCTGTAATTTTTATCAGGCAATAAACACTATTGGTAAAACACAGACTTTATTCCATTTTTTAAATTGTACTGTATTACATTGTTGGTAATATATTTTAATTAATTATATTAAGATGTTTAATATTAAAATTACATAAATAGACTGCTGATGCCCTTGTATCCATTCATTTTCGTATTTTATGCGTGGACAATGATCAAAATGTATCATATTTGGTTCAGCTCTACGCTTTTAGCGATTATATATAGTCGTTTTTAACAAATCCGCTAAAAATATTTATGCGGATCGTTTTTGGTTTCAAAGGAGTTTTTTTAAAATGCAAAAAAGAGAAACCTGGGGATCACGGTCCGGATTTATTCTCGCCGCCGTGGGTTCAGCAATCGGTCTTGGTAACATCTGGAGATTTCCATACATGGCTTACGATAACGGTGGCGGAGCATTCCTGATCCCTTATTTTGTAGCTATGCTTATTGCCGGTATCCCCTTCATGATGCTCGAATTCGGGCTCGGGCATAAATTTCGCGGATCAGCTCCCAAAATTTTTACATCTATATCCAAACGCTGGGAATGGCTCGGCTGGTGGCAGGTCCTGGTAGCATTCGTAATTGCTTGTTATTATGTAGTGGTTATTGCCTGGGCAATTGATTACTTCATACTTTCATTCAATCAGGGATGGACTGCAGATCCTAAAGGATTCTTTTTCGGAGCGTTTCTCGGACTGACAGATTCACCACTTAATATGGGTGATATACAGTGGAAAATTTTCGCTGCGTCCAGCTTTGCATGGATTGTCGCTTTTATCTCTATATTCACAGGTGTCCGCCGGGGAATTGAAAGAGCAAACAAAATATTCATGCCGCTGCTCTTTATTCTGGTTCTTATTTTTATCGGACGCGTTATTACTCTTGATGGTGCTTCTGAAGGAATCAACTGGCTTTTCAAGCCTGATTTCTCCGCACTTACCAGTGGTAAAGTATGGTCAGCCGCTTTCGGTCAGATTTTTTACAGCCTCTCACTCGGCTTTGCGATCATGCTTTCCTATTCAAGTTACCTTCCCAAAAAATCAGACGTCAGCAACAACGCCTGCATGACTGTTTTCATCAACTGTGGTTTCAGTCTGCTTGCAGGAATAATGATCTTCAGCGTTCTCGGTTATATGTCTGCAAAGCAGGGTGTGCCGATAAGCGATGTTGCCGGTGGCGGAGTAGGTCTGGCTTTTGTGACCCTTCCTACAGCCATCAACCTTATGCCTATGCCGACATTTTTCGGAGTGCTGTTCTTCCTTGCTCTTACTTTTGCCGGTATTTCATCCATGATTTCAATCCTTGAAGCTGTAACCTGTGCTATTATCGACAAGCTCGAAATGCCCCGTAAAGCTGCCGCTATACTTGTATGCGGAATAGGATTCATTATAAGTACCGCTTTCACAACTGGCGGTGGGTTACTGCTGCTTGATATTGTTGACCATTTTGTCAACAACTTCGGTATTCTTTTCGGTGGTCTTATTGAAATCATCCTCATCGGATGGTTCTGTGACCTTGAAGAAATGCGCAGCCATATCAATAATGTTTCAGACTTTAAAATTAATTCAGCCTGGAACATCTGCCTTAGATTTATCACACCGATCATGCTCGGCATAATGGTCATCAGCAACCTTATCACTGATATTTCCAAAAACTATGGAAACTACTCTGATACAGCTATTATGCTTTGCGGATGGTTTGTTCTTTTCGGTTGTGCCATATTCGCACTGGCTTTCAGTTTCCGTCAGGGAGCATTCGGCCAGTACGCTTCTACAAACACAAGTTTCAGGAGATAAATCATGACTACCGGAGCAATTATAATGATGGTACTCGGACTTGGTATTACATGGGGTGGGGCAACTATCTGCATCCGTACCGCTATGAATAAAGATTAATTACCATATCCATAAGATATCAAACGGCCGCTTTTCTTTTTGAAAGGCGGCCGTTTTTTATTTCCTGTTCAAAACCTGAGTAGGAAAGTTTTAAACAGAAACTTAAGACACCATATTTCATATATATTTTAAAATTCAGTTATACCCATATTTAAAGTTAAAAATGATGGTACTGTTCTTTATTAATTTTTAAAAATACTTAAATTACAATATGTTAAGACAGAAACGAAAAGCCTGTTGATAACTTTTGATAATATGTGCCGTGGATGTGTTCCTAAGTAAAAAGAACAAAAAATATGTTTGTTTGTTCACTATGACCTACAATAATTGTTCCTAAAAAATATTAATATTTTAATACCTTACCTAATTAAGTAACATAAGAACCGAGCTTACTAAAACGAAAAGAAGAATATATATATTTAAAGCTGAACAGAGAAGAATTGATTGAAGGACCGGATAAACTTTCTAAATCCGTTTCAACATTTTAAAATGAAATCCACCTTGAAAAAAGAATGAAAGGATCAGCAGCATATCAGCAGATATAAAATTTAAACTATTTGGAAGCTCAAATGACGGGATAAGCGAAGAGGCCAGTGAGAAAGTTAGGACTTTCAAATTTTG from Maridesulfovibrio bastinii DSM 16055 includes:
- a CDS encoding MetS family NSS transporter small subunit — encoded protein: MTTGAIIMMVLGLGITWGGATICIRTAMNKD
- the hmcA gene encoding sulfate respiration complex hexadecaheme cytochrome HmcA — protein: MANGRKIMRFSGILIVLLGVLGFQMEVFSKVGTPDEDSKVRSDLIMINTIAKQEKPELPAVVFLHGTHTKMMAEQNKDCTTCHKDVNGKMSYKFMRLKDGTPAELKEIYHSNCISCHESENKAGRKSGPLAGECRSCHQKEPELTAKRADAGMDNTLHYRHWSSKIIAQDKGQDTNCGSCHHEYDKYSKKLVYNKGKEESCRACHTSKPEGDVKTDKMDAFHSECVTCHLDLSKAGVDKYGPVECAGCHGEKELAKVKAEDKKLLKKLGGTLPRLPRNQPDAVLMTSSVNDRKVDSSKKQLAGMMPPVAFDHKNHESSTESCRSCHHKTLQACSECHTEQGTKKGGYVTLEKAMHKPDSDRSCTGCHAKEQKKPECAGCHDLIPQNKQSERTCSVCHEKIKDDSQADLTTLAASAKAARAKEIISERPDSPNLPSIDAIPEFVTINALENEYKPCKLPHRKIIMSLVKKMKGDKLANAFHSTPLAVCQSCHHNSPASATPPSCASCHAKPFLGKDGRPGLKAAYHGQCMTCHKSMGIEKPVSTDCTACHEKK
- a CDS encoding sodium-dependent transporter — translated: MQKRETWGSRSGFILAAVGSAIGLGNIWRFPYMAYDNGGGAFLIPYFVAMLIAGIPFMMLEFGLGHKFRGSAPKIFTSISKRWEWLGWWQVLVAFVIACYYVVVIAWAIDYFILSFNQGWTADPKGFFFGAFLGLTDSPLNMGDIQWKIFAASSFAWIVAFISIFTGVRRGIERANKIFMPLLFILVLIFIGRVITLDGASEGINWLFKPDFSALTSGKVWSAAFGQIFYSLSLGFAIMLSYSSYLPKKSDVSNNACMTVFINCGFSLLAGIMIFSVLGYMSAKQGVPISDVAGGGVGLAFVTLPTAINLMPMPTFFGVLFFLALTFAGISSMISILEAVTCAIIDKLEMPRKAAAILVCGIGFIISTAFTTGGGLLLLDIVDHFVNNFGILFGGLIEIILIGWFCDLEEMRSHINNVSDFKINSAWNICLRFITPIMLGIMVISNLITDISKNYGNYSDTAIMLCGWFVLFGCAIFALAFSFRQGAFGQYASTNTSFRR